In the Synergistaceae bacterium DZ-S4 genome, ATTTCTTGATTCAGAAAGATATAGGGTTCTTATCTGCGATGAGGTCGGACTTGGAAAAACCATAGAGGCCGGGCTCATTCTTGTCGAATTCAAAGCACGTTTTACAGCTAAAAAAATACTTATCACTTGTCCTTCTGGTCTGAGAAAAAAATGGAAAGACGAAATGAAGAACAGGTTCGATGAGGAGTTCACAATTTATAAAGCATCCGAATTTATGGAAAAGTTGGAAGAATACGAAAAGCAGCCTGAAAAAGTTAGCCTTAACGGGATTGTTTCTTTTGAAACCATAAGGTCAGATAGGATTGTTAACAGGTTAAAAGAAGTGTCAGCAGATTTTGATCTGGTTATTGTAGATGAAGCGCACCATATGCGTAATGTCGGAAGAAAACAATGGAAAGCCGGAACAGTCCTATCTCAAAATGCAACGGCGATGGTCATGTTGACAGCAACACCTGTTCAATTAGGAAGAGAAAACTTGTTTGTCTTACTTCAAATTTTGGACAATCAAGAATTCAGAGAGCAACATGCTGCTGAAGAAAGATTTAGCATAAACGAAAACATTGTAATGGCACAGAATGTCATATCACATTCCCCGCATAACGCTTTAAAAGCCTTGGATTATTTAAAGACTGCACAAGAATTCGATGTAATAAGGGAAAATCCATATTTTTCAAGAGCGCAAAAAGCTCTTGAATGTTTGAATAAAGCTGTTCTAGATAATGTAGAAATCAATAAAATTAATAAAGAGCAAATCAATGTACAAAGAGAATTGGCATCGCTCAACTTGATAAGTCATATATACACAAGGACACGTAAAAGGGATGTAAACGAGGATTTTACTAGAAGAGAGGCACACCCAATCATAATTGAATTTACCCCTATTGAAAGTGCCTTTTATTATGCTGTCACGAATTATGTTCGTTCTCTCTCTGCACGCAAGGGACAATCTCCTTTAATTGAGAAATGGGTACTTAATACACCTCAAAGAAGAATGGCATCGTCAATTCCAGCAATGGTTGAATATTACAAAAAAGAATTATTTGGCAGCGAACAAAAAGAATTCTACAGCGATATGCAAGATGACATTGATGTCGAGTTTTCTGAATTGATAAGCGAGAATGATGAGAATAATGAAGAGCCGGAAGAAATACCAACGGTTGAAGAAGCGAGAGAAAATCTTAAAAATATTCTTATGAAATGGCCTAAGAATTCGACTGATTCAAAATATGAAGCATTATCAAATGCGATAAAAACTATCAGGGACAAAGAAAAACAGGTCAAAATCGTATTGTTTTCTTTTTTCAAAGGAACATTGCACTACCTATACAGAAAGCTTTCAGAAGAAGGCATCAATTCAGTGCTGATCACCGGAGATGTCAAGGGTGAAGATCGTGTTCAAAAGATAGAAGAATTCAAAACAAATCCTAAAATAGAGGTAATGCTTTCTTCAAAAGTTGGTACGGAAGGGCTCGACTTTCAGTTCTGCCACATTCTATTTAATTATGATTTGCCCTGGAATCCAATGGAGGTTGAACAAAGGATTGGCCGACTGGATAGGATCGGTCAGGAATCAGATTTTATTGCTGTCTATCATTTTTGGATAAAGGGAACAATTGAAGAAAGAATACTAAAAAAATTATATGAACGGATTGGAATATTTGAGAAATCAATAGGAGAACTTGAGCTAATTCTTGGTGAAATTTCAAGTGACTTGGAGTATGAACTTTTCGCACGGGAATTATCTCCTGAAGAAGAGCAATCCGCACTTGACCGAAAATTGAAGGTCATAGAAGCCAGGCAGCAGGAACTTCAAGAGATTGAAAAAGATGCGGCTAGATTTATTGGAACAGATGCATTCTTCGAACAGGAAGTTGAGAAATTTAGAAGGAACAGATTGTTCATAACACCGGAACAAGTAAGGAGTTTGGTGGAT is a window encoding:
- a CDS encoding SNF2-related protein gives rise to the protein MAKFNKGDHVQDINDSTKYGTVEKVFPLEGGEQYYQVLWPYPCGLTSVWEEDISLFNPGRSPDSDFISSSFSGHEDFLRYITVNRLSKGQPIKNTLYAFNASRTRFYPYQFKPLVKFLDSERYRVLICDEVGLGKTIEAGLILVEFKARFTAKKILITCPSGLRKKWKDEMKNRFDEEFTIYKASEFMEKLEEYEKQPEKVSLNGIVSFETIRSDRIVNRLKEVSADFDLVIVDEAHHMRNVGRKQWKAGTVLSQNATAMVMLTATPVQLGRENLFVLLQILDNQEFREQHAAEERFSINENIVMAQNVISHSPHNALKALDYLKTAQEFDVIRENPYFSRAQKALECLNKAVLDNVEINKINKEQINVQRELASLNLISHIYTRTRKRDVNEDFTRREAHPIIIEFTPIESAFYYAVTNYVRSLSARKGQSPLIEKWVLNTPQRRMASSIPAMVEYYKKELFGSEQKEFYSDMQDDIDVEFSELISENDENNEEPEEIPTVEEARENLKNILMKWPKNSTDSKYEALSNAIKTIRDKEKQVKIVLFSFFKGTLHYLYRKLSEEGINSVLITGDVKGEDRVQKIEEFKTNPKIEVMLSSKVGTEGLDFQFCHILFNYDLPWNPMEVEQRIGRLDRIGQESDFIAVYHFWIKGTIEERILKKLYERIGIFEKSIGELELILGEISSDLEYELFARELSPEEEQSALDRKLKVIEARQQELQEIEKDAARFIGTDAFFEQEVEKFRRNRLFITPEQVRSLVDHFIRNVVPQTRINYDKQADIGRIFPGQDLIKILANEDCLKEMRGLTSTANGREITFNSEVAFKYPKIEFVNLLHPLIKAIVGFYSKNSFNSSQSHFICLTSDELEEGYYFFFTHIVEVRAARDNNLLQAVIINDYGEEACDAGKAEYIFGEMLENGKSSITPPPRFDAKDMGSIYKEAESIIRKRISDMKENMQIANDVFVDRRIQVINSFYTRILEQKNERLVNYEQTHNQNMQYLRMLKGDIRNRELERENEIAKTEKRRRVSLSFKPLCFGCLRINKN